From Penicillium psychrofluorescens genome assembly, chromosome: 1, one genomic window encodes:
- a CDS encoding uncharacterized protein (ID:PFLUO_001592-T1.cds;~source:funannotate) produces the protein MAAAKTKAETAISDNAVMVFSKSYCPYCNASKKLLTELGAKYETMELDLIDDGSAIQNALQEITNQRTVPNVFIAQKHIGGNSELQAKKSELPALLKAAGAL, from the exons atggccgccgccAAGACTAAAGCCGAGACTGCCATCAGTGACAACGCTGTCATGGTTTTCTCCAAGTCCTACTGTCCCTACTGCAACGCGAGCAAGAAGCTTTTGACTGAGTTGGGCGCCAAGTATGAGACTATGGAGCTGGATCTTATTG ACGACGGCTCCGCTATCCAGAATGCACTCCAGGAAATCACCAACCAGCGTACCGTGCCTAACGTCTTCATCGCCCAGAAGCACATCGGTGGGAACTCGGAACTGCAGGCGAAGAAATCTGAGCTGCCGGCTCTTTTGAAGGCGGCTGGTGCGTTGTAA
- a CDS encoding uncharacterized protein (ID:PFLUO_001587-T1.cds;~source:funannotate): MLQPDPTQPPRDIIIVGAGLAGVPCALSLCRELTPYVPDLKIRIIERNEVLSTSGGAINLSPVAQRHLAYLGVLDELNRMGTEGGADVDEIELFSSRSGRSLGHLDFNDQEGNGYGGYRGRRVMRIVLLMAMVNVAERARNIEVAYGKKVISGEEVNDKAVIRFEDGSMDTADLVIGCDGVHSATRTHWVDPDRPSEYTGISFIQAVVDAENITSHKNFRATSVNFSQHGALLMSYCDRDRQEIFASAMMEFNKDALQHFQITRGQSWATKTHIQTVLHETVMKRFKNSAIPCVREMVHKDADWMLYPIYQVPPGGQWHMSRVVLLGDAAHAMPPWYSSSSFALDDAICFSRVLARYRLEPLDVVFDIYDRLRRETVNRAFKESSRMCSLMKETGLLEEWSRERKTSSRLRKHRNDYQNAWKFDATKVAIPKPAQGQDLMTLHSFLEDYAI; encoded by the exons ATGCTCCAACCAGATCCTACGCAACCACCGCGtgacatcatcatcgtcggcgccggTCTCGCAGGTGTACCCTGTGCCCTCTCTCTATGCCGCGAGTTGACACCCTACGTTCCTGATTTAAAGATCAGAATTATTGAAAGAAATGAGGTTCTCTCCACCTCAGGAGGGGCTATCAATCTGAGCCCTGTGGCTCAGCGGCATCTCGCCTATCTGGGGGTTTTGGATGAACTTAACCGAATGGGTACTGAGGGGGGTGCTGATGTCGACGAAATCGAGCTGTTTTCGTCGCGCTCTGGCCGCTCACTTGGTCATCTTGATTTTAATGATCAAGAGGGCAACGGATATGGAGGATATAGAGGCCGGCGAGTGATGCGCATCGTGCTGCTTATGGCGATGGTCAACGTGGCCGAGCGTGCGCGGAATATCGAGGTCGCGTATGGCAAAAAAGTCATTAGTGGAGAAGAGGTCAACGACAAGGCAGTCATCCGTTTTGAGGATGGCTCCATGGATACCGCGGACCTAGTCATCGGCTGCGACGGTGTACATTCAGCTACGCGCACTCACTGGGTCGATCCGGACCGGCCCTCCGAATACACAGGGATATCATTCATACAGGCTGTCGTCGACGCGGAAAACATCACTTCTCACAAGAACTTTCGGGCGACATCGGTGAACTTTTCACAGCATGGCGCATTGCTAATGAGCTACTGTGACCGCGACCGACAGGAGATCTTCGCCAGTGCGATGATGGAATTCAACAAGGATGCTTTGCAACATTTTCAAATTACACGAGGACAAAGCTGGGCAACGAAAACCCATATACAAACTGTGTTACACGAGACTGTGATGAAACGGTTCAAGAATTCCGCCATTCCTTGCGTTCGCGAGATGGTCCACAAAGATGCAGACTGGATGCTGTACCCCATCTACCAAGTTCCCCCGGGTGGTCAATGGCATATGAGCCGGGTAGTCTTGCTGGGCGATGCTGCACACGCG ATGCCGCCATGGtattcttcctcctcttttGCCCTGGACGATGCAATTTGCTTCTCTCGTGTCTTGGCACGATATCGACTCGAGCCTTTGGATGTTGTATTCGATATATACGATCGGCTCCGTCGCGAGACGGTTAACCGTGCTTTCAAAGAGTCGTCTCGAATGTGCTCACTAATGAAAGAAACTGGGCTTCTAGAGGAATGGTCGAGGGAGCGGAAGACATCATCACGTCTCCGCAAACATCGAAACGACTACCAAAATGCGTGGAAATTCGATGCGACGAAGGTCGCGATCCCGAAGCCTGCACAAGGGCAGGACTTAATGACGCTACATTCCTTCTTGGAGGACTATGCCATATAA
- a CDS encoding uncharacterized protein (ID:PFLUO_001590-T1.cds;~source:funannotate) has product MTLLPSSLAQSGLGEKCAVYLDHVTHHLSTLHPRLELFRTWSARVLPFPVDDQAATLCTVILGCVLVAVAMSWRNPLSWRGSSNTSAPRVSDRDFSYITPDDIVDPPSRYDAQDDSEPDVIRLKHRGTIYPLRFRAYAIDDGALNVGTLREEAAAKTGTNDPDRIRLLYKGKLLKDDKQTCKAEGLKQHSLVLCVVSEVGAKTPSDLSDFDTSDSLHVDGRPGSSSSRTEEPREIRRHRPVGSPSLAPPRPSPGPSGTPSPAPSLREFRTALEQVNALSTYFQQVLVPLCNDFMANPPSDQKKRDFENKKLSETIMAQVLLKADEIELDGDAARNARRALIKETQAMLNRLDQDANH; this is encoded by the coding sequence ATGACTCTACTGCCATCGTCCCTCGCTCAGTCTGGCCTGGGTGAGAAGTGTGCAGTTTACTTGGACCACGTCACCCACCACCTCTCCACGCTTCACCCTCGACTGGAGCTGTTCCGCACCTGGTCTGCTCGCGTCCTGCCCTTCCCCGTCGACGACCAGGCCGCCACTCTTTGTACAGTTATCCTTGGCTGTGTGCTCGTTGCCGTTGCGATGAGCTGGCGCAACCCCCTTTCATGGCGCGGTTCGTCAAACACGTCCGCTCCCCGTGTGAGCGACCGCGACTTCAGTTACATTACACCGGACGATATTGTCGACCCACCATCCAGATACGATGCCCAGGACGACAGTGAACCGGATGTCATCCGCCTCAAACACCGTGGCACTATTTACCCGTTACGTTTCCGCGCATATGCGATCGATGACGGAGCCCTGAATGTGGGCACGCTGCGGGAGGAGGCCGCAGCCAAAACCGGCACAAACGACCCAGATCGGATCCGATTACTATACAAAGGGAAGTTGCTGAAGGATGATAAACAGACTTGCAAGGCGGAGGGGCTCAAACAACACTCGTTGGTGCTGTGTGTGGTTTCCGAGGTGGGCGCAAAGACGCCGAGTGATCTCTCCGATTTCGACACGAGCGACTCGCTCCATGTGGACGGCCGCCCTGGATCGTCATCATCGCGCACCGAGGAACCCAGGGAGATAAGGAGACACCGACCGGTGGGGTCGCCTTCTCTCGCCCCGCCACGGCCGTCACCGGGTCCCTCTGGCACGCCGTCGCCGGCTCCCAGCCTGAGGGAATTCCGCACTGCGCTGGAACAGGTCAACGCGTTGTCCACGTACTTCCAGCAAGTGTTGGTGCCTCTCTGCAACGACTTCATGGCGAACCCGCCCAGCGATCAGAAGAAGCGGGACTTTGAAAACAAGAAACTGAGTGAGACCATCATGGCGCAGGTCCTGCTCAAGGCGGATGAAATCGAGCTGGATGGTGATGCGGCTCGCAATGCGCGGCGGGCGCTGATCAAAGAGACACAGGCGATGTTGAATCGCTTGGACCAGGACGCAAACCACTAG
- a CDS encoding uncharacterized protein (ID:PFLUO_001586-T1.cds;~source:funannotate), protein MSTLEDLDDLERDQRDKKQDQGDGDGKKPDGDDSDAEMKDAEKKDDEEELLDDEILHSSTADIVKRRRMLENEMRIMKSEFQRLTHEQSTMREKVKDNQEKIENNRQLPYLVGNVVELLDLDVEAEAAEEGANIDLDATRVGKSAVIKTSTRQTIFLPLIGLVDHEKLKPSDLIGVNKDSYLILDTLPAEYDNRVKAMEVDEKPTEKYTDIGGLDKQIEEIVEAIVWPMKEAERFKKIGIKAPKGALMYGPPGTGKTLLARACAAETNATFLKLAGPQLVQMFIGDGAKLVRDCFALAKEKAPAIIFIDELDAVGTKRFDSEKSGDREVQRTMLELLNQLDGFASDDRIKVLAATNRVDVLDPALLRSGRLDRKIEFPLPNEEARANILQIHSRKMSVEDSVNWAELARSTDEFGGAQLKAVCVEAGMIALRKGMNKVGHENYVDAIAEVQAKKKDANMGIYV, encoded by the exons atgtcgactcttgaggatctcgatGATTTGGAGCGTGACCAGAGAGACAAGAAGCAAGACCAGGGCGATGGAGACGGCAAGAAGCCAGAcggcgacgacagcgacgccGAGATGAAAgatgccgagaagaaagacgacgaggaggaacTTTTGGATGACGAGATCCTGCATTCGAGCACGGCAGACATCGTCAAGCGTCGGCGGATGCTTGAGAACGAGATGCGCATTATGAAGAGCGAGTTCCAGCGGTTGACACACGAGCAGAGTACAATGCgggagaaggtcaaggatAACCAAGAGAAGATTGAAAACAACAG ACAACTACCATACCTCGTTGGAAACGTCGTGGAGTTATTGGATCTGGACGTGGAGGCCGAAGCCGCAGAGGAAGGTGCCAACATCGATCTCGATGCCACTCGGGTGGGCAAATCCGCCGTCATCAAAACATCCACCCGTCAAACCATCTTCCTCCCGCTCATTGGCCTGGTCGACCACGAAAAGCTCAAGCCCAGTGACCTCATCGGTGTCAACAAGGACTCATatctcatcctcgacacaCTACCCGCCGAGTACGACAACCGTGTGAAGGCTATGGAGGTCGACGAGAAGCCGACGGAGAAATACACGGACATTGGTGGTCTGGAcaagcagatcgaggagatcgtTGAGGCCATCGTATGGCCCATGAAAGAGGCGGAGCGTTTCAAGAAGATTGGCATCAAGGCGCCGAAAG GTGCTCTCATGTACGGCCCTCCTGGAACCGGTAAGACCCTGCTGGCACGAGCGTGCGCCGCCGAGACCAACGCAACCTTCCTCAAACTGGCTGGCCCACAACTGGTGCAGATGTTCATCGGTGATGGCGCCAAGCTGGTCCGTGACTGCTTCGCcctggccaaggagaaggcgcccgccatcatcttcattgacgagctggacgccGTCGGGACAAAGCGTTTTGATTCGGAGAAATCTGGTGACCGTGAAGTCCAGCGGACAATGCTGGAACTGCTGAACCAACTCGATGGATTCGCCTCGGACGACCGCATTAAGGTCCTAGCGGCCACCAACCGTGTCGATGTTTTGGATCCCGCTCTGCTTCGGTCTGGTCGTCTGGACCGCAAGATCGAGTTCCCACTGCCGAACGAGGAAGCCCGCGCCAATATCTTGCAGATTCACTCGCGCAAGATGTCCGTCGAGGACAGTGTTAACTGGGCCGAACTAGCCCGCAGCACCGACGAGTTTGGCGGTGCCCAGCTCAAGGCCGTCTGCGTTGAGGCTGGTATGATCGCCCTCCGCAAGGGCATGAACAAGGTCGGTCACGAAAACTACgtcgatgccattgccgaggtccaggccaagaagaaggatgcgaATATGGGTATCTATGTTTGA
- a CDS encoding uncharacterized protein (ID:PFLUO_001591-T1.cds;~source:funannotate) has translation MAGVATAAYSTDLSSGGVDGSQWDYAVPLGGEEPSHASKSRTSHDSTNVRARSSKKRNSINSRSSSVSRNAGRGRRDPSLNRYGSEVLSMQDTFGHDGTRDFVVSKDGTRIYQEDIDQENWIHRDKLAKIESEELQQAAFLFQRRTRADTRSSAGRGRAHDSNQEQPSEPWPEVREENDGGDGADIDDERKHWDLRRPEEIAAEEAASSIYSNPTLRKSSSRIPISTASPSSLVPSRSRAATDENDEEASRGRRASGPITVETETTTPSPVSRPGSRGATATPTTPAKKTPGKVITGSANRKTSAPPTNRKNTNSNNTRSRATSGNNTTQRPTTRSGESRPTTGVNRPEGDPPWLATMYKPDPRLPPDQQMLPTLARKMQQEQWEKEGRTPTTYDRDFAPLAVRPNDEPPVVPAKEEKPAADLEPPRKDEALKPPTSPEPARPNTSTGYSTMPKVASTPPLGFAYNPNWNPPVVTADESKKKEKGCGCCIVM, from the exons ATGGCAGGCGTGGCAACTGCAGCATACTCTACGGATCTGTCGTCCGGCGGCGTAGACGGCTCTCAGTGGGATTATGCGGTACCACTCGGCGGTGAG GAACCTTCCCATGCCTCTAAGTCTCGGACCTCTCACGACTCGACCAATGTCCGCGCGAGATCCTCGAAAAAACGCAACTCCATTAACTCGCGAAGTTCGTCCGTCTCCCGAAATGCCGGTCGGGGCCGTCGCGATCCCAGTCTGAACCGGTACGGAAGCGAAGTGTTGAGTATGCAGGACACCTTCGGCCATGATGGCACCAGAGATTTCGTCGTGAGCAAGGACGGCACTCGAATTTACCAAGAGGATATCGACCAGGAGAATTGGATCCACCGCGACAAGCTGGCCAAGATTGAAAGCGAAGAGCTGCAACAAGCCGCTTTTCTCTTCCAGCGCCGCACCCGTGCAGATACCAGATCGAGCGCGGGGCGAGGGCGGGCCCATGACTCCAACCAAGAGCAGCCTTCTGAGCCGTGGCCCGAGGTGCGGGAGGAAAATGACGGAGGCGACGGTGCGGACATCGATGATGAGCGGAAGCACTGGGATCTCCGTCGCCCCGAAGAGAttgctgctgaagaagcggCCTCGAGCATCTACAGCAACCCGACCTTGCGCAAGAGCTCTTCCCGAATACCGATTTCCACAGCGAGTCCATCTTCCCTCGTGCCGTCACGCAGTCGTGCGGCGACGGATGAAAATGACGAAGAGGCCTCTCGTGGTCGTCGAGCCAGCGGACCCATCACCGTCGAGACCGAGACTACTACCCCTTCTCCCGTCAGCCGTCCAGGAAGTCGCGGTGCCACTGCAACCCCGACCACGCCAGCGAAGAAGACCCCAGGAAAGGTCATCACAGGGTCTGCCAATCGCAAGACATCCGCTCCACCGACAAACCGCAAGAACACCAATTCCAACAACACGAGGTCGCGTGCGACATCAGGCAACAACACCACGCAACGTCCTACCACTCGTTCTGGCGAGAGCCGCCCCACGACTGGAGTCAACCGGCCCGAGGGGGACCCGCCGTGGCTGGCAACGATGTACAAGCCAGATCCTCGTCTGCCTCCGGATCAGCAGATGCTCCCCACACTTGCCAGGAAGATGCAGCAGGAGCAatgggagaaggagggccGAACACCCACCACATACGACCGCGACTTTGCGCCTCTTGCCGTCCGCCCGAACGACGAGCCTCCCGTGGTACCAGCCAAGGAGGAAAAGCCGGCCGCCGACCTCGAACCGCCGCGCAAGGACGAAGCGCTCAAACCACCCACGAGCCCCGAACCAGCGCGACCCAACACCAGCACCGGCTACAGCACCATGCCCAAGGTGGCGAGCACGCCCCCGCTGGGATTCGCTTACAATCCCAACTGGAACCCGCCGGTCGTGACCGCGGACGAATCcaaaaagaaggaaaagggcTGCGGATGCTGCATTGTCAtgtga
- a CDS encoding uncharacterized protein (ID:PFLUO_001595-T1.cds;~source:funannotate), translating to MANFEDKTIPAPGDLPNVHADALRIFQVLQSGGVVIIPSEVGYGLMASSPEAIERAFAAKRRRPGHAQGLIGSYELHREIHVLDERRFEMTRVLVQDLDMGLGIVAPYQHDHPLLQTLSAETLDRITKNGTIAMFVGGSSLTREICKLNYNAGQLMVGSSANVTGSGQKFRVEDIEDEIKEAVDLIVDYGLQRYHIYGGRASINMDFGQMEVLRMGSCYELFRERMRKFWCVDLPEDPDYKVDQL from the coding sequence ATGGCAAACTTCGAAGACAAAACGATTCCCGCTCCTGGAGATCTCCCAAACGTCCACGCGGACGCCCTACGCATTTTCCAGGTTCTCCAATCGGGCGGTGTCGTTATCATACCCTCCGAAGTGGGATATGGACTGATGGCATCGTCTCCGGAAGCCATCGAAAGAGCTTTTGCTGCGAAGCGACGTAGACCAGGCCATGCACAGGGTTTAATTGGGTCATACGAATTGCACCGGGAGATTCACGTGCTAGATGAGCGACGGTTTGAAATGACGCGCGTGCTGGTCCAAGACCTGGACATGGGACTGGGAATCGTTGCGCCATATCAACACGACCATCCTCTTCTACAGACTTTATCGGCAGAGACTCTTGACAGGATCACTAAAAACGGAACTATTGCCATGTTTGTTGGGGGTTCATCGCTTACGAGAGAGATCTGCAAGCTCAATTACAACGCAGGACAGCTCATGGTCGGATCTAGCGCGAACGTAACTGGTAGCGGACAGAAATTTCGCGTCGAGGATATTGAGGACGAAATCAAGGAGGCGGTGGATTTGATTGTCGACTACGGTCTTCAGCGCTATCATATATATGGTGGGCGGGCATCCATTAATATGGATTTTGGACAGATGGAAGTTTTGCGAATGGGGTCATGTTATGAATTATTCCGCGAGCGCATGCGGAAATTCTGGTGCGTGGACCTTCCTGAAGACCCGGATTATAAGGTTGATCAGCTTTGA
- a CDS encoding uncharacterized protein (ID:PFLUO_001593-T1.cds;~source:funannotate), which yields MATSIRGPVPWRICQCLVRQHLRSSRLAKPRHLSTSSYLNNHASPSNPLRSQARHTAENQSKHRRSIILSTAGIVACAAAMYGVIKLDVFGLDAIEAEKKGETQLNPGEAVTSKNNKAMKMDGPSGFPESAGPSVIPIQGKDGLEQVATGNSTVPYFPSTIRLPAVSSGHQAGDELSSAGGDEYQLLGLGIRTVSFLSIQVYVVGLYVAKSDITELQQRLVRTAMHPPSASDVSAASGVGADSATSLVPPERQQLKELLLDAERGDAAWTALLQDPGIRTAFRIVPTRNTDFMHLRDGWVRGITGRAQKKPEFSDEEFGSAMNDFKAMFGGSQRKNVPKNQTLVLLRGTNGALDALFQPDPAQPARWLGRVADERISRLVWLNYLSGKTVSSDGARKSIVDGLMTVVERPVGTVVQRVV from the coding sequence ATGGCGACCTCTATCCGTGGCCCAGTCCCCTGGCGCATCTGCCAATGCCTCGTCCGCCAGCATCTCCGGTCGTCGCGTCTCGCAAAACCCCGGCACCTCTCCACGTCCTCCTATCTGAACAACCATGCAAGCCCCAGCAACCCCCTCCGGTCCCAGGCCCGGCACACGGCGGAGAATCAATCCAAGCACCGACGCTCCATTATTCTCTCCACTGCAGGGATTGTGGCTTGTGCCGCGGCCATGTACGGAGTCATTAAGCTGGACGTGTTCGGACTGGATgccatcgaggccgagaagaagggcgaaaCCCAGCTCAATCCCGGCGAAGCTGTCACTTCAAAAAATAACAAAGCAATGAAGATGGACGGCCCGTCGGGATTCCCGGAGAGTGCTGGACCATCCGTGATCCCGATCCAGGGTAAGGATGGTTTGGAGCAGGTGGCGACGGGGAATAGTACCGTCCCATACTTCCCCAGCACGATCCGGCTGCCGGCTGTGTCATCTGGCCATCAAGCCGGGGACGAGCTCTCGTCTGCTGGCGGAGACGAGTACCAGCTGTTGGGTCTGGGTATCCGCACGGTCTCGTTCCTATCGATCCAGGTGTATGTTGTCGGGCTGTACGTGGCCAAGTCGGACATCACAgagctccagcagcgactAGTCCGGACAGCGATGCACCCCCCATCTGCGAGCGATGTTTCAGCCGCGTCCGGTGTGGGCGCGGACTCCGCAACCTCACTCGTCCCGCCGGAGCGCCAGCAGCTAAAGGAGCTACTTCTCGACGCGGAGCGCGGCGACGCCGCATGGACGGCACTGCTACAGGATCCGGGGATCCGCACTGCCTTCCGCATCGTGCCCACCCGCAACACGGACTTCATGCACCTGCGCGACGGCTGGGTTCGGGGCATTACGGGACGAGCGCAGAAGAAGCCCGAGTTCAGCGATGAGGAGTTCGGGTCGGCCATGAACGACTTCAAGGCTATGTTTGGTGGCAGTCAGCGCAAGAACGTGCCCAAGAACCAGACGTTGGTTCTGCTGCGCGGTACCAATGGCGCTCTCGATGCGCTATTCCAGCCTGATCCCGCCCAGCCTGCTCGGTGGTTGGGTCGTGTGGCGGACGAGCGGATTAGTCGGCTGGTGTGGTTGAATTATCTGTCTGGGAAAACGGTGTCCAGCGATGGCGCTCGGAAGAGCATTGTCGATGGTCTGATGACGGTTGTTGAGCGGCCCGTTGGAACGGTTGTGCAGCGCGTGGTGTAA
- a CDS encoding uncharacterized protein (ID:PFLUO_001594-T1.cds;~source:funannotate) — protein MVSNINGLECLVLQGIFYNNDGKLRSAWLSYRRALDVAQIIGLHRPLPADSENSKSQHRARSIWKHIIYADRYLSLMLGMYHGIGDAALERQEANLSDVPNSSSMDRLCRVAGSIIERNQNFPTVTPIMMRMTQTIESELGTIDPPMIEGYALSTAGKSAERAQCYAKLMTQLWYYQLMAWLHLPFFLETGNQGRYDYSRQSCLQASRHMITCYTAIRRLTTDSFCCKSLDFQAFTAAVTLMINVLGPNGRRDPSLDDFEAVGRVIQILEGLTKGNTPDKVATRALSVLQTLKLVATGKNPVQPVSAEGQSNGEGQPSHIKVDIPYFGTIVLDRGTRSHSAQQDISDRGLPSAPVNGGFGTNGPSSSKANLMTEHNSAQMESGFSIPLAGTSLDFEPAADIWTLNPDLIMQPSFLADLGDNWDLGL, from the coding sequence ATGGTTAGTAACATTAACGGGCTTGAGTGTTTGGTTCTTCAAGGGATCTTTTACAACAATGATGGAAAGCTAAGGAGTGCATGGCTATCCTATCGCCGTGCTTTAGATGTTGCTCAAATCATCGGGCTCCATCGTCCGTTGCCGGCCGATTCAGAGAATAGCAAATCTCAACATCGCGCTAGGAGTATCTGGAAACACATCATCTATGCAGACCGATATCTTTCGCTCATGCTCGGAATGTACCATGGCATTGGCGATGCGGCATTGGAGCGGCAAGAAGCTAATCTAAGTGATGTGCCAAATTCGTCTTCCATGGACCGTCTTTGCCGGGTGGCCGGGTCAATAATCGAGCGAAATCAGAACTTTCCAACTGTCACCCCAATCATGATGCGAATGACCCAGACCATTGAGTCAGAGCTAGGGACGATCGATCCTCCCATGATAGAAGGATATGCACTCTCCACAGCCGGTAAATCCGCGGAAAGAGCCCAATGCTATGCCAAACTCATGACGCAGCTATGGTACTACCAACTTATGGCATGGCTTCAcctccctttcttcttggagactGGCAACCAGGGCCGTTATGACTATAGTCGACAGAGCTGTCTTCAAGCCTCCAGACACATGATCACCTGCTATACCGCAATTCGACGCCTCACTACAGACAGCTTTTGCTGCAAATCTCTCGATTTCCAGGCTTTTACTGCTGCAGTAACGCTTATGATTAATGTACTAGGCCCAAATGGTCGAAGAGATCCTTCCCTAGACGATTTTGAGGCTGTTGGACGAGTCATACAAATTCTGGAAGGGCTGACAAAAGGAAACACTCCTGACAAAGTTGCAACTCGCGCTCTCAGTGTTTTACAGACGCTGAAACTAGTCGCGACGGGGAAGAATCCAGTACAGCCTGTCTCTGCCGAAGGACAATCTAATGGAGAAGGACAGCCCAGCCACATCAAGGTTGATATTCCTTACTTTGGCACGATTGTCCTTGACCGTGGGACTCGAAGCCATTCTGCACAGCAAGATATCTCTGATCGTGGCCTACCATCGGCGCCGGTTAATGGTGGATTTGGGACAAACGGaccatcatcgtcaaagGCGAATTTGATGACGGAACATAACTCTGCACAAATGGAGTCCGGATTTTCAATCCCTTTGGCGGGGACAAGCCTTGACTTTGAGCCTGCTGCGGATATTTGGACGCTTAATCCTGATTTAATAATGCAGCCTTCGTTCCTGGCCGACCTTGGTGATAACTGGGATCTGGGACTTTAA